A DNA window from Acidobacteriota bacterium contains the following coding sequences:
- a CDS encoding HIT domain-containing protein, which translates to MDVLWSPWRYDYITSSGPVEKTGCVFCDILKNSASDEENFILKRAEFNFVILNIYPYTSGHLMVIPYEHLSTLDQASKQVSDEFMDLTKAAQAAISEVYSPDGLNLGMNIGKAAGAGVDSHIHMHVLPRWVGDVNFMTAIGQTRTIPETIKTTYEKLKGKF; encoded by the coding sequence ATGGATGTACTTTGGAGCCCGTGGCGATACGATTACATAACGAGCAGCGGGCCTGTCGAGAAAACGGGCTGCGTTTTCTGCGACATACTTAAAAACTCGGCCAGCGATGAGGAGAATTTCATCCTCAAGCGGGCCGAGTTTAACTTTGTCATCCTCAATATTTACCCGTACACATCAGGCCATCTGATGGTGATCCCATACGAGCATCTTTCCACTCTAGACCAGGCAAGCAAGCAGGTCTCGGACGAATTCATGGACCTTACCAAGGCCGCTCAGGCGGCGATCTCAGAGGTCTATTCGCCCGACGGTTTAAACCTCGGAATGAATATAGGAAAAGCCGCCGGAGCCGGGGTTGACAGCCACATACATATGCACGTGCTTCCGCGTTGGGTTGGAGACGTCAATTTCATGACCGCCATCGGCCAGACGCGCACCATCCCCGAGACGATCAAGACCACCTACGAAAAGCTGAAAGGCAAGTTCTAA
- a CDS encoding type IV pilus twitching motility protein PilT: protein MATRIDDLLRMAMSFGASDLHLRAGSYPVIRVTGELKPLSGVSRMTQDETLEMAFSMMSNRQKQHFKEAYEVDIGYGVSGLGRFRVNIFQQRNSIGIVARVISDTIKTFADLGLPPILNTIAEENRGLILVTGTTGSGKSTTLSALVDHINQTRNCHIVTIEDPIEFLHKDKKSFVTQREVDVDTRNFAEALRGSLRQDPDVILVGEMRDLETIETALVAAETGHLVLSTLHTLDAPETLTRIISAFPPYQQKSIRIQLAGLLKAVVSQRLMKSAKGSSRIPAVEVLRSTPLIRDYILHEDKTSSIRDAIAAGTSQYGMQTFDQSLFYLYQSGLIKLDEALRGSTNPDEFRLRLAGIQNTTASSREEMEKLSGVGTVTDYIQRG from the coding sequence ATGGCAACACGAATCGACGATCTTCTGCGAATGGCTATGAGCTTTGGAGCATCCGACCTGCATCTGCGGGCGGGCTCGTATCCGGTCATCCGGGTCACAGGTGAGCTGAAGCCGCTCTCAGGCGTGAGCCGCATGACGCAGGACGAGACGCTGGAGATGGCGTTCTCGATGATGTCGAACCGTCAGAAGCAGCATTTTAAAGAAGCTTACGAGGTCGATATCGGTTACGGCGTCTCCGGGCTTGGACGTTTCCGCGTCAATATTTTTCAGCAGCGAAACTCCATCGGCATCGTCGCCCGCGTAATTTCGGACACGATCAAAACCTTTGCCGATCTCGGCCTGCCGCCGATCCTTAATACGATCGCGGAAGAGAACCGCGGCCTGATCTTGGTAACCGGAACAACCGGCTCGGGCAAATCGACCACGCTGTCAGCGTTGGTCGACCACATCAACCAAACCCGCAACTGCCACATCGTCACGATCGAGGATCCGATCGAATTCCTGCACAAGGATAAAAAATCTTTCGTCACGCAGCGTGAGGTCGATGTCGATACGCGTAATTTTGCCGAGGCACTCCGCGGCTCGCTCCGTCAGGATCCTGACGTGATCCTCGTCGGCGAAATGCGAGATCTCGAAACCATCGAAACGGCGCTCGTCGCCGCCGAGACCGGACACCTGGTGCTCTCTACGCTGCATACTCTGGATGCTCCGGAGACGCTAACGCGAATAATCTCGGCATTCCCGCCATACCAGCAAAAGTCGATAAGGATACAATTGGCGGGATTGTTGAAAGCGGTGGTATCGCAGCGATTGATGAAATCGGCGAAAGGCAGCAGCCGCATCCCGGCGGTCGAGGTTTTGCGTTCAACACCGTTGATCAGAGATTACATCCTTCACGAGGACAAAACTTCGTCGATCCGCGACGCGATCGCTGCCGGTACTTCACAGTACGGGATGCAGACGTTTGACCAATCTCTGTTTTACCTCTACCAATCAGGCCTCATCAAGCTCGACGAAGCCCTGAGAGGTTCGACCAATCCGGACGAATTCCGCCTGCGTCTCGCCGGCATCCAGAACACGACGGCCAGCTCACGCGAAGAAATGGAAAAATTGAGCGGCGTCGGAACGGTAACCGATTATATCCAAAGAGGATAG
- a CDS encoding gluconolaconase has protein sequence MEQPLRIISVEPQYAIPGAEIAIECEGFRLKYGTADGVYVEGMQCRIVAASVNRVLAIIPEDVVGVDIRSGGKLTPVHLESHGAVSNTIEMTVGRRLKSGMHIVANPAVDPSDDALILTRSGSRGQHLPVTLFRLEKDGFLDEMPEAVLNPTGIAFDKDGQMFVTNRAQGEVYAIGRDGTSTVYATGLGIASGLAFDQKGLMYVGDRSGTIYRVRDFAEVETFTVMEASVAAYHMAFGPDGKLYMTAPGLASHDAVHVIDNEGFDEKFFRGLGRPQGLAFDKAGNLYVAACYQGRHGIVKISPDGKTCEHFVAGNSVVGLCFTRAGELIAATGDSVFSIPCGVEGILLG, from the coding sequence ATGGAACAACCGCTCAGGATAATTTCGGTCGAGCCGCAGTACGCAATTCCGGGTGCCGAGATCGCGATCGAATGCGAGGGCTTTCGATTAAAGTACGGAACGGCTGACGGCGTTTATGTCGAAGGAATGCAGTGCCGCATCGTCGCGGCATCGGTTAACCGCGTGCTGGCGATAATTCCCGAAGACGTCGTCGGGGTCGATATCCGTTCGGGCGGGAAACTTACGCCGGTGCATCTTGAAAGCCACGGAGCTGTCAGCAACACGATCGAAATGACCGTCGGCCGCCGCCTGAAAAGCGGGATGCACATCGTCGCCAATCCGGCGGTCGATCCGTCGGACGACGCACTGATCCTGACGCGTTCCGGCTCGCGCGGACAGCATTTGCCGGTAACGTTATTTAGGCTTGAGAAGGACGGTTTTCTCGACGAAATGCCTGAGGCTGTTCTCAATCCAACCGGAATTGCCTTCGATAAAGACGGCCAGATGTTCGTCACAAACCGTGCTCAGGGCGAGGTTTACGCGATCGGGCGGGACGGAACTTCGACAGTTTATGCAACGGGGCTCGGCATCGCCTCCGGGCTCGCGTTCGATCAGAAAGGCCTGATGTACGTCGGTGACCGTTCGGGCACGATCTACCGCGTCCGCGATTTTGCCGAGGTCGAGACATTCACCGTCATGGAAGCCTCGGTCGCCGCCTATCACATGGCGTTCGGCCCCGACGGCAAACTATATATGACCGCTCCGGGCCTCGCGAGCCACGACGCGGTCCACGTGATCGACAACGAGGGCTTCGACGAAAAATTCTTCCGCGGCCTCGGCCGCCCCCAAGGCCTCGCCTTCGACAAAGCCGGAAACCTTTACGTTGCTGCCTGCTACCAGGGCCGCCACGGCATCGTCAAGATCTCACCCGACGGCAAAACCTGCGAACACTTCGTCGCCGGAAACAGCGTTGTCGGCCTCTGCTTCACCCGAGCCGGCGAACTAATAGCCGCAACCGGCGACAGTGTTTTCTCTATTCCGTGTGGGGTTGAGGGAATTTTATTGGGGTAG
- a CDS encoding SDR family oxidoreductase — protein MNLGLNNKIALVCAASQGLGFAVADELAAEGASLIICSRSDANISKAADAIRDRRGGGVLAVAGDLSVAADIERIVAAGIEKFGRIDILVTNGGGPPAGNFDSLDAAAWETATRVVLTSVLYLTRLVLPGMKERGWGRILNITSIASKQPVENLMLSNSLRAAVTGFAKTLAGEVAADGITVNNILPGYTRTERLEELIDFLAEKESLTADEIKARWSSEIPMRRLGEPTEFAALAAFLVSERASYITGSSIAVDGGWIKSLF, from the coding sequence ATGAACCTCGGACTAAACAACAAGATCGCCCTCGTTTGTGCCGCTTCGCAGGGCCTCGGCTTTGCGGTGGCTGACGAACTCGCTGCCGAGGGTGCGTCGCTTATCATTTGTTCGCGTAGTGACGCGAATATCAGTAAGGCAGCTGACGCTATTCGTGATAGACGCGGCGGCGGGGTTCTCGCGGTCGCGGGTGACCTGTCCGTCGCCGCCGATATCGAACGCATCGTTGCGGCGGGCATCGAAAAATTTGGCCGGATCGATATTCTCGTCACCAATGGCGGCGGGCCGCCGGCGGGGAATTTTGACTCGCTTGATGCCGCCGCATGGGAAACGGCGACCCGCGTCGTCCTGACGAGCGTTCTCTATCTGACGCGTCTCGTGCTTCCGGGGATGAAGGAGCGCGGTTGGGGCCGCATTCTGAATATCACATCGATCGCCTCAAAACAGCCGGTCGAGAATCTGATGCTTTCGAACAGCTTACGGGCGGCGGTCACCGGCTTTGCCAAAACCCTCGCGGGCGAGGTCGCGGCTGACGGCATCACGGTCAACAACATCCTTCCCGGCTACACCCGCACCGAACGGCTCGAAGAACTTATCGACTTCCTCGCCGAAAAAGAATCGCTCACCGCCGACGAGATCAAGGCTCGCTGGTCGTCCGAGATCCCGATGCGACGCCTCGGCGAACCCACGGAATTCGCCGCCCTCGCTGCGTTTCTTGTCTCTGAGCGTGCGAGCTACATCACGGGCAGCTCGATTGCCGTAGACGGCGGCTGGATCAAGTCGCTGTTCTAA
- a CDS encoding cupin domain-containing protein → MEHKTATWHRWEDMPKESVTDLLDRRLITADKMMLAHVYLKKGCIVPQHSHENEQLTYILEGALKFWIGEEMREQIVRAGEVLVIPGNVLHKAEALEDTLDVDIFSPPRQDWIDKTDDYLRK, encoded by the coding sequence ATGGAACACAAAACCGCTACCTGGCACCGCTGGGAGGACATGCCGAAAGAGTCGGTGACCGACCTGCTCGACCGCCGTTTGATCACGGCTGACAAGATGATGCTCGCTCATGTCTACCTCAAAAAAGGCTGCATCGTACCGCAGCATTCGCACGAGAACGAGCAGCTCACCTACATCCTTGAAGGAGCCCTCAAATTCTGGATCGGCGAAGAAATGCGTGAACAGATCGTCCGAGCCGGCGAGGTATTAGTAATTCCCGGCAACGTCCTTCACAAAGCCGAAGCTCTCGAAGACACGCTCGACGTCGACATCTTCAGCCCACCGCGTCAGGACTGGATCGATAAGACGGATGATTATTTGAGGAAGTGA
- a CDS encoding zinc-ribbon domain containing protein, producing MPDVEIPCVQCKDIFIFSEKEQEAFYQRNMMAPQRCPRCRSKKAALRPDAPARFEIVCDNCGRHDTVPFQPKVGRSVMCKDCHEASRSRARHA from the coding sequence ATGCCCGACGTGGAAATTCCATGTGTTCAATGTAAAGACATTTTTATTTTTAGCGAGAAAGAACAGGAAGCGTTCTATCAGCGAAATATGATGGCCCCGCAGCGCTGCCCGAGGTGCCGTTCGAAAAAAGCTGCGCTGCGGCCTGATGCTCCGGCGCGATTTGAGATCGTCTGCGACAACTGCGGAAGACACGACACGGTGCCCTTTCAGCCAAAGGTCGGGCGCTCGGTAATGTGCAAAGATTGCCACGAAGCGAGCAGGTCGCGCGCTCGGCATGCTTAG
- the terL gene encoding phage terminase large subunit — protein MNRYKEYPAQMIADARELYLKYNGRQTERIEREMRGRGWRFYRSLLYATKHTHGVTPGWPERFGWDKTAIAIRKRIVQRRHAGRNSFESWLKKVSPELHWTWKYQRYIYEKLAAITAGSSKRLMIFMPPRHGKSEMVTIRYTAWRLLRDAGLNVIIGSYNQRLADRFSRRIKRIVADADWSASILLANASSSGVTAPRNGKAQRKHSTKVLAAPSTSESGLSSIERLHAGGTGVGKQDACAPVGRRLNSACEWETPTGGVVRSVGVGAGIAGFGAGLIVIDDPVKNRAEAESEAFRDRVWEWFNDDIYTRMEPNASIILIQTRWHEDDLAGRLLNEMKSGGEKWDVVCLPALAEPQNANDWNAGALACNTGSSGVKVQGSENAEDKHSSRSLKASLESALELNDRDRRHAGGTGVGKQDACVPVDPLGRKEGEALCPKRYPAKTLLKYKRKLGSYSFSALYQQRPVPLEGGRFKRAWFKNIVDKAPDGLRWKRGYDLAISTKTSADYTASFRCAFDKQGNLYIADGFRARIEYPEQRRFIVERMKFEANTEHGVEAAAHGKAVVQELRRDRELWRYAFRAVYVTADKLTRALAWLNLAEEGKVILVRGAWNDEFVDEICRFPNGRHDDQIDAVSIAVNMLGRGVDCRLHRF, from the coding sequence ATGAATAGATACAAAGAATATCCGGCGCAGATGATCGCGGATGCACGGGAACTTTACTTAAAATATAACGGTCGGCAGACGGAGCGGATCGAGCGGGAGATGCGTGGGCGTGGGTGGCGGTTTTACCGGTCGCTGCTATACGCAACCAAGCATACGCACGGCGTGACGCCGGGCTGGCCGGAGCGGTTCGGTTGGGACAAGACGGCGATCGCGATCCGGAAGCGCATCGTGCAGCGTCGGCACGCGGGGCGGAACAGCTTTGAAAGTTGGCTCAAAAAAGTGTCGCCGGAGCTGCATTGGACTTGGAAATATCAGCGTTACATCTACGAAAAGCTCGCCGCGATCACCGCCGGCAGCAGCAAACGCCTGATGATATTCATGCCGCCGCGTCACGGCAAAAGCGAGATGGTGACGATCCGCTACACGGCCTGGCGGTTGCTGAGGGACGCGGGTTTGAACGTGATCATCGGCAGCTATAACCAGAGGCTCGCGGACCGGTTTTCGCGGCGGATCAAGCGGATCGTCGCGGACGCCGACTGGAGCGCAAGCATCTTGCTTGCCAACGCCAGTTCCTCTGGCGTGACGGCGCCGCGAAATGGGAAAGCTCAACGAAAACATTCAACGAAAGTTTTGGCGGCGCCGTCGACCAGTGAATCCGGCTTGAGTAGTATCGAACGCCTTCACGCCGGAGGAACCGGCGTTGGCAAGCAGGATGCTTGCGCTCCAGTCGGCAGGCGTCTTAATTCTGCTTGCGAATGGGAAACTCCGACGGGCGGCGTGGTTCGATCGGTTGGGGTTGGAGCGGGCATCGCGGGTTTTGGTGCGGGGTTGATCGTGATCGACGATCCGGTGAAGAACCGGGCAGAGGCTGAGAGTGAGGCATTTCGCGACCGCGTGTGGGAATGGTTCAACGACGACATCTACACCCGAATGGAACCCAACGCCTCGATCATCCTCATCCAAACCCGCTGGCACGAAGACGACCTCGCCGGGCGTTTGTTGAACGAAATGAAAAGCGGTGGTGAGAAGTGGGACGTGGTTTGTTTGCCGGCTCTCGCGGAACCGCAGAATGCAAACGACTGGAACGCAGGCGCCCTCGCCTGCAACACCGGTTCCTCCGGTGTAAAGGTGCAGGGGAGTGAAAATGCTGAAGATAAGCATTCAAGCCGGTCTTTGAAGGCGTCGTTAGAGAGTGCTCTCGAGTTGAATGATCGTGATCGTCGTCACGCCGGAGGAACCGGCGTTGGCAAGCAGGATGCTTGCGTTCCAGTCGATCCGCTCGGCCGTAAGGAAGGCGAGGCTCTTTGTCCTAAGCGATATCCGGCGAAGACTTTGTTGAAATACAAGCGAAAGCTTGGATCGTATTCGTTTTCGGCGTTGTATCAGCAGCGGCCGGTGCCGCTGGAGGGCGGGCGGTTTAAGCGGGCTTGGTTTAAGAATATCGTTGACAAGGCTCCCGACGGGCTGCGTTGGAAGCGGGGTTACGATCTCGCGATCTCAACCAAAACTTCGGCCGATTACACGGCGAGCTTTCGGTGTGCGTTCGATAAGCAGGGAAATCTGTACATCGCGGACGGCTTTAGGGCGCGGATCGAGTATCCCGAGCAGCGTCGCTTTATCGTCGAGCGGATGAAGTTCGAGGCGAACACCGAGCACGGCGTGGAAGCGGCAGCGCACGGAAAGGCGGTCGTTCAGGAGCTGCGCCGCGACAGGGAACTGTGGCGGTACGCGTTTCGGGCGGTCTACGTTACTGCCGATAAGCTGACGCGGGCTCTGGCGTGGCTGAATCTGGCTGAGGAGGGCAAAGTCATTCTCGTTCGCGGCGCGTGGAATGACGAATTTGTCGACGAGATCTGCCGTTTTCCGAACGGACGCCACGACGACCAGATCGACGCGGTCTCGATCGCCGTCAACATGCTCGGCCGCGGCGTCGATTGCCGTCTGCACCGGTTTTGA
- a CDS encoding enoyl-CoA hydratase/isomerase family protein, protein MTFETVLYELKDGVATVTMNRPDALNALSMQLTLDLGAAFRQAVADGARAVILTGTGRAFCSGGDLREMQSMWEKEGRIEAFLEDPLGALHDVIRLMRETPIPFVGAVNGVCAGAGVNFALACDIVIAAEDASFREAFVRIGLSPDCGGTFFLPRAVGDKIAAELFMTGDAVTAERALRIGMINHVVQPQLLEIEAAKMAAKLAGGPTGSIGRIKRMLNASSSNDLSQQLALEHECQIESGKSADFKEGVAAFFEKRPPNFTGN, encoded by the coding sequence ATGACTTTTGAGACTGTTTTATACGAGTTAAAAGATGGCGTCGCGACCGTGACGATGAACCGGCCGGATGCTTTGAATGCTTTGTCGATGCAACTGACGCTGGATCTCGGGGCTGCGTTTCGGCAGGCCGTTGCGGATGGTGCTCGTGCCGTGATCCTGACCGGAACCGGACGTGCCTTCTGCTCCGGTGGCGATCTGCGTGAGATGCAGTCCATGTGGGAAAAAGAAGGCCGCATCGAGGCATTTCTTGAAGATCCGCTCGGGGCTTTGCACGACGTGATCAGGCTGATGCGCGAGACGCCGATACCGTTTGTCGGGGCAGTTAACGGCGTTTGTGCGGGTGCGGGCGTGAATTTTGCCCTAGCGTGCGACATCGTCATTGCGGCTGAAGACGCGTCGTTCCGCGAGGCTTTTGTGCGGATCGGTTTGTCGCCGGATTGCGGCGGAACGTTCTTCCTGCCGCGTGCCGTCGGTGACAAGATCGCTGCCGAACTTTTCATGACCGGCGATGCCGTAACGGCAGAAAGAGCCTTGCGCATCGGTATGATCAACCACGTCGTTCAGCCGCAGTTACTAGAGATCGAAGCCGCAAAGATGGCCGCCAAACTCGCGGGCGGCCCGACCGGATCGATCGGCCGTATCAAACGAATGCTAAACGCTTCGTCGTCAAACGATCTCTCCCAGCAGCTCGCCCTTGAACACGAATGCCAGATCGAATCCGGCAAATCGGCTGATTTCAAAGAAGGCGTTGCAGCGTTTTTTGAGAAACGCCCGCCGAATTTTACGGGAAACTAG
- a CDS encoding integration host factor subunit alpha: protein MTKADLVEKVAQEADMTKKDAEQLVEIIFDSITGTLNKGEKIELRGFGSFRVRERNSRKGRNPKTGEAVDIPAKRVAYFKPGKELKELINQS from the coding sequence ATGACAAAAGCTGATCTAGTCGAAAAAGTTGCGCAGGAAGCGGACATGACAAAGAAAGATGCCGAACAGCTGGTTGAGATCATCTTTGACAGCATCACAGGCACTCTTAACAAGGGTGAAAAGATAGAGCTTCGCGGATTCGGTAGCTTCCGTGTTCGCGAACGTAATTCACGCAAAGGCCGCAACCCCAAGACGGGCGAGGCTGTCGATATCCCGGCAAAGCGCGTAGCGTATTTCAAACCGGGCAAGGAGCTCAAAGAGCTTATCAACCAAAGCTAG
- a CDS encoding 30S ribosomal protein S1: MTNELTQDAEESATIEKTAIEQTESTTATAEAAAPTTTEAAAQEEAVEAPAAAETAPVAETPAVAEAAPEAPAAEVPVAAAPVQEPVKAPAPVQAAAEDDDTAASGEIDFGAILEQFEQEQTVFHQGELVEGKVVGVTDRGVLVDFGYKSEGFVPVEEFTDASGEMTAKVGESVEVIIRSIHSGDGAPQLSRMDALGRKVWDEIETAFNSETPIVGKVVDKTKGGLRVDINGIEAFLPGSQIDSRPIRGLDTYIGQDIEAKIIKFSRRRNNIVLSRKVITDLVVNEQKAETLAKIEVGHIVDGTIKNLTEYGAFVDIGGIDGLLHVTDMSWGRIHHPGDQFKVGDHLQVKVLKLDREKEKVSLGYKQLLPDPWSTVVEVYPVNTKLKGIVSSVTEYGVFVELEAGVEGLVHVSEISWSRRAQSPKRMFHKGQEVEVQVLGVDTVEKRISLGMKQFQENPWDMVDIKYPIGAKIIGRVRNLTDFGAFVELEEGIDGLVHVSDISWAKKIKHPKDVLKKDQEVEAIVTSIDKRGQRLSLSMKDLTPSAWEGFVATHRPGDVVRGKVSRHTNFGVFVELGEGLEGLCHISELSDERVENAESIVSVGQEMDFKILRIEPVDQKIGLSHRAVGKEDEPIVDTRMYSTEAKGGMASLGELANLRFGGEPEAEAPVAEDPEEKKRAKAAAKEAKAKEFAAKEAAAAEAAQAEAEAPVEEPAAETEEAPAAEVASETEETPAAETTEEAPAEEVVTEAAPETEIAAEVAAAEEAPAEEPVAETAVEEAPAAEAEAEGAAEAVTEEAPAEEAATEESEKKSA; encoded by the coding sequence ATGACAAACGAGTTAACCCAGGACGCTGAAGAATCGGCAACGATCGAGAAAACAGCGATAGAACAGACAGAATCAACCACCGCGACGGCTGAGGCCGCTGCACCAACAACCACCGAAGCAGCTGCTCAAGAAGAAGCTGTTGAAGCTCCGGCTGCAGCGGAAACGGCCCCAGTTGCCGAAACACCGGCAGTCGCTGAAGCTGCTCCAGAGGCTCCGGCCGCGGAAGTTCCAGTTGCTGCCGCTCCGGTTCAAGAACCGGTAAAGGCTCCAGCACCTGTGCAGGCTGCTGCTGAAGACGATGATACCGCCGCATCCGGTGAGATCGACTTCGGCGCCATCCTCGAGCAGTTCGAACAGGAACAGACGGTGTTTCACCAAGGCGAGCTCGTTGAGGGCAAAGTCGTCGGCGTGACCGACCGTGGAGTTCTGGTTGATTTTGGCTACAAATCAGAAGGGTTCGTACCCGTTGAGGAATTCACAGACGCGAGCGGAGAAATGACAGCTAAGGTCGGCGAATCGGTCGAGGTCATTATCCGCAGCATCCACTCAGGCGACGGAGCACCGCAGCTTTCGAGAATGGATGCCCTCGGCCGCAAGGTCTGGGACGAGATCGAAACCGCATTTAATTCGGAAACCCCGATCGTCGGAAAGGTCGTCGACAAAACCAAAGGCGGCCTGCGGGTCGACATCAACGGTATCGAAGCATTCCTGCCTGGTTCGCAGATCGATTCGCGTCCTATCCGCGGCCTTGATACATACATCGGCCAGGATATCGAAGCGAAGATAATCAAATTCAGCCGTCGCCGCAACAACATCGTCCTCTCGCGCAAGGTCATTACCGACCTCGTTGTCAACGAGCAGAAAGCCGAGACGCTGGCGAAGATCGAAGTTGGCCACATTGTCGACGGCACGATCAAAAATCTCACGGAATATGGTGCTTTCGTCGATATCGGCGGCATCGATGGCCTGCTTCACGTGACCGATATGTCATGGGGACGCATCCATCACCCCGGAGACCAGTTCAAAGTCGGCGATCACCTTCAGGTTAAAGTTCTGAAGCTCGACCGCGAGAAAGAAAAAGTTTCGCTCGGCTACAAACAGCTTCTCCCGGATCCCTGGTCGACGGTTGTTGAGGTTTATCCGGTCAACACGAAGCTCAAGGGCATTGTTTCATCGGTAACCGAATACGGCGTCTTTGTCGAACTCGAAGCCGGTGTCGAAGGCCTCGTTCACGTTTCCGAGATCTCATGGTCACGCCGTGCACAGAGCCCGAAACGCATGTTCCACAAGGGACAGGAAGTCGAAGTTCAGGTTCTCGGTGTTGATACCGTCGAAAAACGCATCAGCCTCGGCATGAAGCAGTTCCAGGAAAATCCCTGGGATATGGTCGATATCAAATACCCGATCGGAGCCAAGATCATCGGCCGCGTTCGCAACCTCACCGATTTCGGTGCGTTTGTTGAACTCGAGGAAGGTATCGACGGCCTCGTTCACGTTTCGGACATCTCGTGGGCCAAAAAGATCAAGCATCCGAAGGATGTACTTAAGAAAGATCAGGAAGTCGAAGCCATCGTCACATCCATCGACAAACGCGGCCAGCGTCTGTCGCTCTCGATGAAAGACCTCACGCCAAGTGCATGGGAAGGCTTCGTGGCGACACACCGTCCGGGTGACGTTGTTCGCGGTAAGGTTTCACGTCACACCAACTTCGGCGTTTTCGTCGAACTTGGTGAAGGATTGGAAGGCCTATGCCACATCTCGGAACTCTCTGATGAGCGTGTCGAAAATGCTGAGTCGATCGTTTCGGTCGGCCAGGAAATGGACTTCAAGATCCTCCGCATCGAGCCTGTCGACCAGAAGATCGGACTTTCGCATCGTGCAGTCGGCAAGGAAGACGAACCGATCGTAGATACGAGAATGTATTCGACCGAAGCCAAGGGCGGCATGGCCTCGTTAGGCGAGCTTGCTAACTTGAGATTCGGCGGCGAACCGGAAGCTGAGGCTCCGGTTGCTGAAGATCCGGAAGAGAAGAAGCGTGCTAAGGCTGCTGCTAAGGAAGCGAAGGCGAAGGAATTCGCCGCTAAGGAAGCCGCTGCCGCTGAAGCAGCTCAGGCTGAAGCTGAGGCACCGGTCGAAGAACCGGCTGCTGAAACCGAGGAGGCTCCCGCGGCTGAGGTTGCCAGCGAAACTGAGGAAACTCCTGCCGCTGAAACCACTGAAGAAGCTCCGGCTGAAGAAGTGGTCACGGAAGCTGCACCCGAAACCGAAATTGCCGCCGAAGTAGCAGCAGCGGAAGAAGCTCCGGCCGAAGAGCCTGTAGCTGAAACCGCTGTCGAAGAGGCTCCTGCGGCTGAAGCCGAAGCTGAAGGTGCTGCCGAAGCTGTCACTGAGGAAGCTCCGGCTGAAGAAGCAGCAACTGAGGAATCGGAAAAGAAATCGGCTTAG